The stretch of DNA GGGTCGTCCTGATTACAGGCGCTGAGCACTAAGACAACAACACAAAAGAAGAGTATCTTCAACTTGAACATCAATTCGTAAACATGAATCAGGGCTGAATGGTTCTCAAATGTACTGTTCTGATCATATTAATAATGTAGAACAGTTATCAAAAACGGCCAATGGTCTTGATTATTCTTTCTCTCCGGAAAACTACTTTCACGCCATGCGAAATGTTCTGATCATTCTTTTGACCGTATCTTACTTTTCTGCAAGCGCCCAAACAGTTGTTGGCGTGTTTCAAAGAAAGCAGGATGGCTACAAGAACTACCGCATTCCATCGCTGGTCTGCACCAATTCGGGCTCGCTGCTGGCTTTTGCCGAAGGGCGCGCCAATCTACTCGACCATTCTGAGAACGACATTGTACTGAAGCGAAGCACAGATAACGGCCAAACTTGGAGCCAACTAAGCGTTGTGGCGGAAGATGGAAAAAACGCACTGAACAATCCTCAGGCACTTGTTAGAAAAGACGGTCGGATTTTACTCATGTACCAACGTTATGCAGAAGGGTATGGCGAAAAACAGGCGATGCCGGGTTTGGATGGCGAGCGAATTTGCAGAACGTTTATCACCTATTCGGATGATGAAGGAACAACTTGGGTAGAAGCAAAAGACATTACAACGGAAGTCAAAAGACCCGAAGCTACGTCCCTTGCATCTGGTCCAGGCATCGGTATAGAATTGAAAAATGAAAAACACGCTGGGCGTTTGGTGATGCCCCTCAACCAAGGTCCGTGGGGAAACTGGTTTGTGTATGCGGTTTATTCTGATGATGGCGGAGCAACCTGGACGAAAGGTGAACTCGCCCCTTACAAAAAGAAGGTACGCGGTTGGGCCAATGAGGTGCAAATGGTAGAACTGAGTGATGGCCGTTTACTATTAAATGCCCGCAGCGAACAAGGAAATCACAAACGCAAGATTGCTTTCAGCGAAGATGGTGGGCAGACCTGGGGCGAAGTATCAGACGAAAAAGCATTGCTCGAACCCGAATGTCAAGGAAGTTTGATCGCATACAACGACTCTACGATCCTGTTCTGTAATCCAAGACACCGAAGTAGACGGCTAAGAGGAACCGTGTATGCGAGCACAGATAATGGCGCCACTTGGCCTCATCGAAAGACCATTTATAAAGAAGGTTTCGCCTATTCGTGTATGGCGGTGCTGCCAAATGGCGAAATAGGAGTTCTATTTGAAAAGGATGGATACGAAAGCATCAGTTTCATGAAGCTTCGTTTGGAGGAGATTCTTGACCCGAAGATGAAATAAGGAATCTCAAGGTAGCTATCACCTTGTATGGCGCGTTGGAATATCGAATCGCAGTTCGTCAATCGTTTTTCGCTGATCAAATTTGTTTGGGATGGTACGACAACGGTTTTGTCACCCTAACGAAGAGCCTGTGCTGAGCTTGTCGAAGTAAAGGGTCTCCTTGCTAGCTGTGCTGGACACGATGACAAAGAGATGCTTCTTCTAAAAACGCATTGAATTATTTGCGAACAACGATTATCGATCAACGAACTGCGATTGTGGCTACCCTTA from Flavobacteriales bacterium encodes:
- a CDS encoding glycoside hydrolase, which codes for MYCSDHINNVEQLSKTANGLDYSFSPENYFHAMRNVLIILLTVSYFSASAQTVVGVFQRKQDGYKNYRIPSLVCTNSGSLLAFAEGRANLLDHSENDIVLKRSTDNGQTWSQLSVVAEDGKNALNNPQALVRKDGRILLMYQRYAEGYGEKQAMPGLDGERICRTFITYSDDEGTTWVEAKDITTEVKRPEATSLASGPGIGIELKNEKHAGRLVMPLNQGPWGNWFVYAVYSDDGGATWTKGELAPYKKKVRGWANEVQMVELSDGRLLLNARSEQGNHKRKIAFSEDGGQTWGEVSDEKALLEPECQGSLIAYNDSTILFCNPRHRSRRLRGTVYASTDNGATWPHRKTIYKEGFAYSCMAVLPNGEIGVLFEKDGYESISFMKLRLEEILDPKMK